The following are encoded together in the Magnetospirillum gryphiswaldense MSR-1 v2 genome:
- a CDS encoding divergent polysaccharide deacetylase family protein: MDSLDEADLFLSRPIGVDEPPPKRRMRLRPFLVVLGVAVLGGALGTGAYFASNLDTRDLIGLLDVADQPPRLAIEMPDRKTDAKPDAPAMLRPPGSAAVDLTAPPVLPPAAEAPPPASPTVPPAHEAPSQSMVPPVVPPVIPPVLPATPAAPPPIIVRQESPTGPQQPLPRPIDKPPAYANLPAPTAKPKPLGAVPAEGMTRHSSFGPLPVIAADGRQSWQVYARPFEAKDNHPRMAVIVTGLGLDREATDMAIDRLPPEVTLAFSPYAGGLDNWVKKARDAGHEVLLTLPVEESGFPARDPGPWGLLTSARPEDNAERLQKVLARTSGYVGVLANDGPFTKSRQLAPILAMLKERGLLYVGNGAEAEPKPPVAVLGGWLDGEVFRDAVESRQKSMAGLVREKGSRAVLASARPATLESMLPWLGSLTAEGVTLAPVSALPAQPGGKS, translated from the coding sequence ATGGACTCGCTGGACGAAGCCGACCTGTTCCTGTCGCGCCCCATCGGCGTCGATGAGCCGCCGCCCAAACGGCGGATGCGGCTTCGTCCGTTCCTGGTCGTCCTGGGCGTCGCCGTTCTTGGCGGCGCCCTGGGTACCGGGGCCTATTTCGCCTCCAACCTCGACACCCGCGACCTGATCGGCCTGCTCGACGTCGCCGACCAGCCGCCGCGTCTGGCCATTGAAATGCCGGATCGCAAGACCGACGCCAAACCGGACGCCCCCGCCATGCTGCGCCCACCGGGCAGCGCGGCGGTGGACTTGACCGCCCCGCCGGTGCTGCCGCCGGCGGCGGAAGCGCCGCCCCCGGCCAGCCCGACCGTGCCGCCGGCGCACGAGGCACCCAGCCAAAGCATGGTGCCGCCGGTGGTGCCGCCCGTCATCCCGCCGGTTCTGCCCGCCACCCCTGCCGCCCCACCGCCGATCATCGTCCGCCAGGAAAGCCCCACCGGACCGCAGCAACCGCTGCCGCGCCCCATCGACAAGCCGCCGGCCTATGCCAACTTGCCGGCCCCCACCGCCAAACCCAAGCCGTTGGGGGCAGTGCCGGCGGAAGGCATGACCCGGCATTCCAGCTTCGGCCCGCTGCCGGTGATCGCCGCCGACGGGCGGCAATCGTGGCAGGTCTATGCCCGTCCGTTCGAGGCCAAGGACAACCATCCGCGCATGGCCGTCATCGTCACCGGCCTGGGCCTGGACCGCGAGGCCACCGACATGGCCATCGACCGCCTGCCGCCCGAGGTCACCCTGGCCTTTTCCCCCTATGCCGGCGGTCTGGACAATTGGGTGAAGAAGGCCCGCGATGCCGGTCACGAGGTGCTGCTGACCCTGCCGGTGGAGGAATCGGGCTTTCCCGCCCGCGATCCCGGCCCCTGGGGCCTGCTGACCTCGGCCCGGCCCGAGGACAATGCCGAGCGCCTGCAAAAGGTGCTGGCGCGGACATCGGGTTATGTGGGGGTTCTGGCCAATGACGGCCCCTTCACCAAATCGCGTCAGCTTGCCCCCATCCTGGCCATGTTGAAGGAACGCGGCCTGCTTTACGTCGGCAACGGCGCCGAGGCCGAGCCCAAGCCGCCGGTGGCGGTGCTGGGCGGCTGGCTGGACGGCGAGGTTTTCCGCGACGCGGTGGAAAGCCGGCAAAAATCCATGGCCGGACTGGTGCGCGAGAAGGGCAGCCGCGCCGTGCTGGCCAGCGCCCGCCCGGCCACACTGGAAAGCATGCTGCCCTGGCTGGGCTCGTTGACCGCCGAGGGGGTCACCCTGGCCCCGGTCTCGGCCCTGCCCGCCCAACCCGGAGGAAAGTCGTGA
- a CDS encoding RNA pyrophosphohydrolase: MSKPLPLSQRPYRPGVGIVLFNAHGQVFTARRIDTKDVAWQFPQGGIDDGEDPASAAKREMLEEIGTDKAELIGESSGWISYDLPDDLADRVWKGRFRGQKQKWFAYQFLGQDSDINIDTEHPEFSQWRWMDLAEVATLIVAFKRPLYEQVAAEFAPLAAKLKQG, translated from the coding sequence GTGAGCAAGCCCCTGCCGCTGTCGCAGCGTCCCTATCGTCCCGGTGTGGGCATCGTGCTGTTCAACGCCCACGGCCAGGTATTCACGGCCCGACGCATCGACACCAAGGATGTGGCTTGGCAATTCCCGCAAGGCGGCATCGACGACGGCGAAGACCCGGCCAGTGCCGCCAAACGCGAAATGCTGGAGGAAATCGGCACCGACAAGGCCGAGCTGATCGGCGAAAGCAGCGGCTGGATTTCCTATGACCTGCCAGACGATCTGGCCGACAGGGTGTGGAAGGGCCGGTTTCGCGGACAGAAGCAGAAATGGTTCGCCTATCAGTTCCTGGGCCAGGACAGCGACATCAACATCGACACCGAACACCCGGAATTTTCCCAGTGGCGGTGGATGGATCTGGCCGAGGTAGCGACCCTGATCGTCGCCTTCAAGCGCCCGCTCTATGAACAGGTGGCGGCTGAATTCGCCCCGCTGGCGGCAAAGCTGAAACAGGGCTGA
- a CDS encoding GNAT family N-acetyltransferase translates to MIAPSITPMRADEVPVLEEWAAQEGWNPGLADLAIAYAVDPAAFIALRRGDELIGGGTIFSHSSQFGFMGLFIIRADLRGQGLGTELWHQRLTLLRRRLAPGASIGMDGVFAMVPFYEKGGFTLAHRDLRFEGIAHGVADPQARPYPEISFGEIAAFDRRFFPAPRPAFLLRWLEQPGV, encoded by the coding sequence ATGATTGCCCCTTCCATCACCCCCATGCGCGCCGACGAGGTGCCGGTGTTGGAGGAATGGGCGGCGCAAGAGGGTTGGAATCCCGGCCTCGCCGATCTGGCCATTGCCTATGCCGTTGATCCGGCGGCTTTCATCGCGCTCAGGCGCGGCGACGAACTGATCGGCGGCGGCACCATCTTTTCCCATTCCAGCCAATTCGGCTTCATGGGCCTGTTCATCATCCGCGCCGATCTGCGCGGCCAGGGCCTGGGGACAGAATTGTGGCATCAGCGCCTGACCCTGCTGCGCCGCCGCCTTGCCCCCGGCGCGAGTATCGGCATGGACGGCGTCTTCGCCATGGTGCCGTTTTATGAGAAGGGTGGCTTCACCCTGGCCCACCGCGATCTGCGCTTCGAGGGCATCGCCCACGGGGTGGCTGATCCGCAGGCCCGGCCTTACCCCGAGATCAGCTTCGGCGAAATCGCCGCCTTCGACCGCCGGTTCTTCCCCGCCCCGCGCCCGGCCTTCCTGCTGCGCTGGCTGGAACAACCCGGCGTCTAG
- the gcvPB gene encoding aminomethyl-transferring glycine dehydrogenase subunit GcvPB, producing the protein MAEITTFSGNRGLQLEEPLIFEQGCPGRIGVDIAEPGPIDEDRLGGLTRKGPIGLPDLSEPQVVRHYTRLSQKNYGIDSGFYPLGSCTMKHNPRLSEKMARLPGLVDLHPFQPLSTVQGALEVIDVLAHWLKGLTGMPAVAMSPAAGAHGEWCGLMAIRAYHDDHGESHRTRVLVPESAHGTNPATAAMCGYTVDPVPATERGRVDVAALKAKLGPDVACIMVTNPNTCGLFENEILDIARATHEAGAFFYCDGANYNAIVGRVKIADLGVDAMHINLHKTFSTPHGGGGPGAGPTVLSAKLAPYAPLPFVVHGAGGLDLVEHAEQAPDAKPFGRVKGYHGQFGVFIRALAYILSMGADGLRQTSGDAVLNANYLLASLKDVLSASFDGPCMHECLFDDRFLKDSGVTTLDFAKMLIDEGFHPMTMYFPLVVHGALLMEPTETEAKETLDGFIAVVRALAAKAKAGEADDFKAAPRLTPRRRLDETQAARVPVLRWKHGVNAEG; encoded by the coding sequence ATGGCCGAGATCACCACGTTTTCCGGTAATCGGGGCTTGCAGTTGGAAGAGCCCCTGATCTTCGAACAGGGCTGCCCCGGTCGCATCGGTGTCGACATCGCCGAGCCCGGCCCCATCGACGAAGACCGCCTGGGCGGGTTGACGCGCAAAGGCCCCATCGGCCTGCCCGATCTGTCCGAGCCCCAGGTGGTGCGCCATTACACCCGCCTGAGCCAAAAGAATTACGGTATCGATTCCGGCTTCTACCCGCTGGGCTCGTGCACCATGAAGCACAATCCGCGCCTGTCGGAAAAGATGGCCCGCCTGCCCGGTCTGGTCGACCTGCACCCGTTCCAGCCGCTTTCCACCGTGCAAGGGGCGCTGGAAGTCATCGACGTGCTGGCCCATTGGCTGAAAGGCCTGACCGGCATGCCGGCGGTGGCCATGAGCCCGGCGGCCGGTGCCCATGGCGAATGGTGCGGCCTGATGGCCATCCGCGCCTATCACGACGATCACGGCGAAAGCCATCGCACCCGTGTCCTGGTGCCGGAATCGGCCCACGGCACCAATCCGGCGACCGCCGCCATGTGCGGCTATACCGTCGACCCGGTGCCGGCGACCGAGCGCGGTCGTGTCGACGTGGCGGCGTTGAAGGCCAAGCTGGGGCCGGACGTGGCCTGCATCATGGTCACCAATCCCAATACCTGCGGCCTGTTCGAGAACGAGATCCTCGACATCGCCCGGGCGACGCACGAGGCCGGCGCCTTCTTCTATTGCGACGGCGCCAATTACAACGCCATCGTCGGGCGGGTGAAGATCGCCGATTTGGGCGTCGACGCCATGCACATCAACCTGCACAAGACCTTCTCCACCCCCCATGGCGGCGGCGGTCCCGGTGCCGGCCCCACCGTGTTGTCGGCCAAGCTGGCGCCTTACGCCCCGCTTCCCTTCGTCGTCCACGGCGCGGGCGGCTTGGACCTGGTGGAACACGCCGAGCAAGCCCCTGACGCCAAGCCGTTCGGACGGGTCAAGGGCTATCACGGTCAGTTCGGCGTCTTCATCCGTGCCCTGGCCTATATCCTGTCCATGGGCGCCGATGGTCTGCGCCAGACCTCGGGCGATGCCGTGCTCAACGCCAATTACCTGTTGGCATCGCTGAAGGACGTGTTGAGCGCGTCCTTCGACGGACCGTGCATGCATGAATGCCTGTTCGACGACCGTTTCCTGAAGGATAGCGGTGTCACCACCTTGGACTTCGCCAAGATGCTGATCGACGAAGGCTTCCACCCCATGACCATGTACTTCCCGCTGGTGGTGCACGGCGCCCTGCTGATGGAGCCGACCGAGACCGAAGCCAAGGAAACCCTGGATGGCTTCATTGCGGTGGTCCGCGCCCTGGCCGCCAAGGCCAAGGCCGGCGAGGCCGACGACTTCAAGGCGGCGCCGCGTCTGACCCCGCGCCGCCGCCTGGATGAAACCCAGGCGGCGCGCGTGCCGGTGCTGCGTTGGAAGCATGGAGTGAACGCCGAGGGGTGA
- the gcvPA gene encoding aminomethyl-transferring glycine dehydrogenase subunit GcvPA — protein MRYLPHTEADRRAMLATIGAKDVDSLFKDVPAAARLDRPIDLPAGQSEMAVERMFTRMAGKNLSAGCAPFFIGAGLYRHHVPASIDQLLTRGEFLTSYTPYQPEVSQGTLQYLFEFQTQVCMITGMEVANASMYDGATACAEAAVMAARVTRKKNIILSGSLHPHYAETTRTVVKHLGLEVEELAPDPFGLEDLMGRVDSRTACLIVQNPGFFGGIRDLTQLADACHEVGALLVVAVAEPVSLGLITPPGAMGADIVVAEGQSLGMGLQFGGPGLGLFATREKYVRQMPGRLCGQTVDQDGKRGFVLTLSTREQHIRREKATSNICTNSGLCALAFTMHLTMLGETGLTRLAKLNHAQALRLEQALRRVTGAKVLNQTYFNEFALYLGDDVDATQVVEKLAAKGILGGVPAARFYPHWPELRPVLLLAATETNTQDDMDALVSALNEVL, from the coding sequence ATGCGTTATCTGCCCCATACCGAGGCCGACCGCCGCGCCATGCTGGCCACGATCGGCGCCAAGGACGTGGACTCCCTGTTCAAGGACGTCCCCGCCGCCGCCCGTCTCGACCGGCCCATCGACCTGCCGGCGGGGCAAAGCGAAATGGCGGTGGAACGCATGTTCACCCGCATGGCCGGCAAGAATCTGTCCGCCGGCTGTGCGCCCTTTTTCATCGGTGCCGGGCTTTACCGCCACCATGTGCCGGCCAGCATCGACCAGTTGCTGACCCGGGGCGAGTTCCTGACCAGCTACACCCCCTATCAGCCGGAAGTGTCGCAAGGCACGCTGCAATATCTGTTCGAGTTCCAGACCCAGGTCTGCATGATCACCGGCATGGAGGTGGCCAACGCCTCCATGTATGACGGCGCCACGGCGTGTGCCGAGGCGGCGGTCATGGCCGCCCGCGTCACCCGCAAGAAAAACATCATCCTGTCGGGCTCGCTGCATCCCCATTACGCCGAAACCACCCGGACGGTGGTCAAGCATCTCGGCCTTGAGGTCGAGGAACTGGCCCCCGATCCCTTCGGCCTGGAAGATTTGATGGGCCGGGTCGATTCGCGCACCGCCTGCCTGATCGTGCAAAATCCCGGTTTCTTCGGCGGTATCCGCGACCTGACCCAACTGGCCGATGCCTGCCATGAAGTGGGCGCGCTTCTGGTGGTGGCGGTGGCCGAGCCGGTGTCCCTGGGCCTGATCACCCCGCCGGGCGCCATGGGCGCCGACATCGTGGTGGCCGAGGGGCAATCCTTGGGCATGGGCCTGCAATTCGGCGGTCCCGGTCTGGGCCTGTTCGCCACCCGGGAAAAGTATGTCCGCCAGATGCCCGGTCGGCTGTGCGGCCAGACGGTGGATCAGGACGGCAAGCGCGGCTTCGTCCTGACGCTGTCGACGCGCGAGCAGCATATCCGGCGCGAGAAGGCCACCTCCAACATCTGCACCAATTCTGGCCTGTGCGCCCTGGCCTTCACCATGCATCTGACCATGCTGGGCGAAACCGGCCTGACCCGGCTGGCCAAGCTCAACCATGCCCAGGCCCTGCGGCTGGAGCAGGCGCTTCGCCGGGTCACCGGCGCCAAGGTGCTGAACCAGACCTATTTCAACGAATTCGCCCTCTATCTGGGCGATGACGTGGATGCCACCCAAGTGGTGGAAAAGCTGGCGGCCAAAGGCATTCTGGGCGGTGTTCCCGCTGCCCGTTTCTATCCCCATTGGCCGGAACTGCGCCCCGTCCTGCTGCTGGCGGCGACCGAGACCAATACCCAAGACGACATGGATGCCCTGGTGTCCGCCCTGAACGAGGTGCTGTGA
- the gcvH gene encoding glycine cleavage system protein GcvH, translating to MSIYFTKDHEWIKVVGDTGTVGITEYAQHALGDIVYVEVPEKGREVKQGGDAAVVESVKAASEVYSPVSGTVIAGNDVLAGQPALVNESPEDQAWFFTLTLANPAELETLMDRAAYDEYVAGLE from the coding sequence ATGAGCATTTACTTCACCAAGGATCATGAGTGGATCAAGGTCGTGGGCGATACCGGCACCGTCGGCATCACCGAATACGCCCAGCACGCTTTGGGCGACATCGTCTATGTGGAAGTGCCGGAAAAGGGGCGTGAGGTGAAGCAAGGCGGCGACGCCGCGGTGGTCGAATCGGTCAAGGCGGCGTCGGAAGTCTATTCCCCCGTCTCCGGCACGGTGATCGCCGGCAACGACGTGTTGGCCGGCCAGCCCGCCTTGGTCAACGAAAGCCCCGAGGATCAGGCCTGGTTCTTCACCCTGACGCTGGCCAACCCGGCGGAATTGGAAACCCTGATGGACCGCGCCGCTTACGACGAATACGTCGCCGGTCTGGAATAA
- the gcvT gene encoding glycine cleavage system aminomethyltransferase GcvT, translating into MSDDSALLTTPLDALHRELGAKMVPFAGYAMPVQYPLGVLGEHLHTRAGAGLFDVSHMGQITIEGDGVALLLESLVPGDIQGLGLGRTRYSVFTNDQGGILDDLMISKLADDKLFLVVNAACKDADFAHLSQALSGKAKLSRLDDRALLALQGPQAATVMARLAPGAEAQGFMSIREYPIADIPCLVTRSGYTGEDGYEISVANADAEKLARTLLAQPEVKPIGLGARDSLRLEAGLCLYGSDIDTTTSPVEGRIAWIIGKRRREQGGFPGAAIIQKQLTEGASRLRVGIKPVGRAPARAHTEITDVDGTPLGEITSGGFGPSADGPVAMGYVPAGFAVPGMPVKLIVRGKALEAHVALLPFVPHSYYKG; encoded by the coding sequence ATGTCGGACGATTCCGCGCTGCTGACCACCCCGCTCGATGCCTTGCACCGTGAATTGGGCGCCAAGATGGTGCCGTTCGCCGGCTATGCCATGCCGGTGCAATACCCCCTGGGGGTGCTGGGCGAGCATTTGCACACCCGCGCCGGTGCCGGCCTGTTCGATGTCTCGCATATGGGCCAGATCACCATCGAGGGCGACGGCGTCGCCCTGTTGCTGGAGAGTCTGGTCCCCGGCGATATCCAGGGATTGGGCCTGGGCCGCACCCGCTATTCGGTGTTCACCAATGACCAGGGCGGCATCCTCGACGATCTGATGATCTCGAAACTGGCCGACGACAAGCTGTTCCTGGTGGTCAACGCCGCCTGCAAGGATGCTGATTTCGCCCATCTGTCCCAGGCGCTTTCCGGCAAGGCCAAGCTGTCGCGGCTGGACGATCGGGCGCTGTTGGCCCTGCAAGGGCCGCAGGCGGCGACAGTGATGGCGCGGCTGGCGCCCGGGGCCGAGGCTCAGGGCTTCATGTCCATCCGTGAATACCCCATTGCCGACATCCCCTGTCTGGTCACCCGCTCGGGCTATACCGGCGAGGACGGCTATGAAATCTCCGTCGCCAATGCCGACGCGGAAAAACTGGCCCGCACCTTGCTGGCTCAACCCGAGGTCAAGCCCATCGGACTGGGGGCGCGCGACAGCTTGCGCCTCGAAGCGGGCTTATGCCTGTACGGGTCGGATATCGACACCACCACCTCCCCGGTGGAAGGCCGCATCGCCTGGATCATCGGCAAGCGTCGGCGCGAGCAGGGCGGCTTTCCCGGTGCGGCCATCATCCAAAAACAATTGACCGAGGGCGCGTCCCGCCTGCGCGTCGGCATCAAGCCGGTGGGTCGTGCCCCCGCCCGCGCCCATACCGAAATCACCGACGTGGACGGCACGCCCTTGGGCGAGATCACCTCGGGCGGTTTCGGCCCCTCGGCCGATGGTCCGGTGGCCATGGGCTATGTGCCCGCCGGCTTTGCCGTGCCCGGCATGCCGGTCAAGCTGATCGTGCGCGGCAAGGCCCTGGAGGCCCATGTGGCCCTGCTGCCGTTCGTTCCCCATTCCTACTACAAGGGTTGA
- the ispH gene encoding 4-hydroxy-3-methylbut-2-enyl diphosphate reductase: MPLPPLTIVLASPRGFCAGVDRAILIVEAAIAKYGAPVYVRHEIVHNRFVVDSLKAKGAIFVDELAEVPDGVPVVFSAHGVPKSVPAAADARGLDYLDATCPLVTKVHREAELHHDMGRQIVMIGHKGHPEVIGTMGQVPDGAVLLVESVADAEAVNPADPAKLAYITQTTLSVDDTTAIVEALRRRFPDIVGPRKDDICYATTNRQIAVKTIAPHCDAVMVIGAPNSSNSKRLVEVAARSGCAHSILVQRADDIVWDDLGRIARLGITAGASAPEVLVEEVISAARQHFTVIIEEVKVTDETVAFKLPPQLL; the protein is encoded by the coding sequence ATGCCCCTGCCCCCGCTCACCATCGTCCTGGCGTCCCCGCGCGGTTTTTGCGCCGGCGTCGACCGCGCCATCCTGATCGTCGAGGCGGCCATCGCCAAATACGGTGCCCCGGTCTATGTGCGCCACGAAATCGTCCACAACCGCTTTGTCGTCGATTCGCTCAAGGCCAAGGGCGCCATCTTCGTCGACGAACTGGCCGAAGTCCCCGATGGCGTGCCGGTGGTGTTTTCCGCCCATGGCGTGCCCAAATCGGTACCGGCGGCGGCGGATGCGCGCGGTCTCGATTACCTGGACGCCACCTGCCCGCTGGTGACCAAGGTCCACCGCGAGGCTGAACTGCACCACGACATGGGCCGCCAGATCGTCATGATCGGCCACAAGGGCCACCCGGAAGTGATCGGCACCATGGGCCAGGTGCCCGACGGCGCCGTGCTGTTGGTGGAAAGCGTCGCCGACGCCGAGGCGGTCAATCCCGCCGATCCGGCCAAGCTGGCCTATATCACCCAGACCACGTTGTCGGTGGACGACACCACCGCCATCGTCGAAGCCCTGCGGCGGCGCTTTCCCGACATCGTCGGCCCGCGCAAGGACGATATCTGCTATGCCACCACCAACCGCCAGATCGCGGTCAAGACCATCGCCCCCCATTGCGACGCGGTGATGGTGATCGGCGCCCCCAATTCATCCAATTCCAAGCGATTGGTCGAAGTGGCGGCACGGTCGGGCTGCGCCCATTCCATCCTGGTGCAGCGCGCGGACGACATCGTCTGGGACGATCTGGGCCGCATCGCCCGCCTGGGCATCACCGCCGGCGCCTCGGCCCCGGAAGTGTTGGTGGAGGAGGTGATCAGCGCCGCCCGCCAGCACTTCACCGTCATCATCGAGGAGGTGAAGGTCACCGACGAGACCGTGGCCTTCAAACTGCCGCCGCAATTGCTGTGA
- a CDS encoding GNAT family N-acetyltransferase, which translates to MTIRTANPDDAPHILALLHELAAFEGGTVTAGAHDLRAALESRRMEALLAEQAGESVGLLTVLPSYSSWRGQAGAIIHDLYVRPAARGLGLGRKLVHTLLALAPERGWGRVDVNVLDWNQTAQQFYAQLGLVPATGWQIWRIEGEALEKPYEVQ; encoded by the coding sequence GTGACCATCCGCACCGCCAATCCCGACGACGCCCCCCACATCCTGGCGCTGCTGCACGAGCTGGCGGCGTTCGAGGGCGGGACCGTCACCGCTGGCGCCCACGATTTGCGCGCCGCCTTGGAAAGCCGACGGATGGAGGCACTATTGGCCGAACAGGCGGGGGAGAGCGTCGGCCTGCTGACAGTACTGCCCAGTTATTCGTCCTGGCGCGGTCAGGCTGGCGCCATCATCCACGACCTTTATGTGCGCCCCGCCGCCCGTGGCCTGGGCCTGGGGCGCAAGCTGGTGCACACCCTTCTGGCCCTGGCGCCTGAACGCGGCTGGGGCCGCGTCGATGTCAATGTACTGGACTGGAACCAGACAGCCCAGCAGTTCTACGCGCAATTGGGTCTTGTTCCGGCCACGGGCTGGCAAATCTGGCGTATCGAGGGCGAGGCACTGGAAAAGCCCTATGAGGTGCAGTAG
- a CDS encoding homoserine kinase has translation MAVYTEVSDDEMRAFIAGYDIGDVVSYTGIAEGVENSNFLVQTETGPYILTIYEKRVNPAELPFFVQLMEHLAARGLACPTPLHGRDGVVLRQLCGRPAAMVTFLRGMSAKRLSAGHCAALGEAMAQMHLKGADFAGTRANNLSVSGWRPLFEQCRDGADQVKPGLQAFIAERLDELEKSWPKTLPSGLIHADLFPDNVFFMADKETREDRVSGLIDFYFACTDFLAYDVAICLNAWCFEPDSSFNATKARALLNGYGKVRPLSADELDTLPLLAQGAAMRFLLTRLYDWLNTPEGALVKRKDPLEYYRKLRFHQGLTGPGAYGIA, from the coding sequence ATGGCGGTCTATACCGAGGTTTCCGACGACGAGATGCGGGCCTTCATCGCCGGATACGATATCGGCGACGTGGTCTCCTATACCGGCATCGCCGAGGGGGTGGAGAATTCCAACTTCCTGGTCCAGACCGAAACCGGTCCCTATATCCTGACCATCTACGAAAAGCGGGTGAACCCGGCTGAGTTACCGTTCTTCGTCCAGTTGATGGAGCATCTGGCGGCGCGCGGCCTCGCCTGCCCCACGCCCTTGCATGGCCGTGACGGCGTGGTGCTGCGGCAATTGTGCGGGCGCCCGGCGGCCATGGTCACCTTCCTGCGCGGCATGTCGGCCAAACGCCTGAGCGCCGGTCATTGTGCCGCCCTGGGCGAAGCCATGGCGCAGATGCATCTGAAGGGCGCCGATTTCGCCGGCACCCGCGCCAACAACCTGTCGGTGTCCGGTTGGCGCCCGTTGTTCGAGCAATGCCGCGACGGCGCCGATCAGGTCAAGCCCGGGCTGCAAGCCTTCATCGCCGAGCGCCTGGACGAGTTGGAAAAAAGCTGGCCCAAGACCTTGCCCTCGGGCCTGATCCACGCCGATCTGTTCCCCGACAACGTATTCTTCATGGCCGACAAGGAAACCCGCGAGGACCGGGTGTCGGGGCTGATCGACTTTTACTTCGCCTGCACCGATTTCCTCGCCTACGACGTGGCCATCTGCCTGAACGCCTGGTGCTTCGAGCCCGATTCGTCGTTCAACGCCACCAAGGCTCGCGCCTTGCTCAACGGCTACGGCAAGGTCCGCCCGCTGTCGGCGGACGAGTTGGATACCCTGCCGCTGCTGGCCCAGGGCGCGGCCATGCGCTTTTTGCTGACCCGGCTGTACGACTGGCTGAACACCCCGGAAGGCGCCCTGGTCAAACGCAAGGACCCGCTGGAATATTACCGCAAGCTGCGCTTCCACCAGGGACTGACCGGCCCCGGCGCCTATGGCATCGCATGA
- the rnhA gene encoding ribonuclease HI: MSECVEIFTDGACSGNPGPGGWGAILRYKGVEKELCGGENPTTNNRMEMMAAIMALETLSRSCPVTLYTDSQYVMKGMTEWLKGWKARGWKTADKKPVKNDDLWQRLDAACARHQITWQWVKGHAGHPENERADQLARDGIKVVLGK; the protein is encoded by the coding sequence ATGAGTGAGTGCGTCGAAATCTTCACCGACGGGGCCTGCTCGGGCAATCCCGGTCCCGGTGGTTGGGGCGCCATTTTGCGCTATAAGGGCGTGGAAAAGGAATTGTGCGGCGGCGAGAACCCGACCACCAACAACCGCATGGAAATGATGGCGGCGATCATGGCGCTGGAAACCCTGAGCCGCTCCTGCCCGGTCACTCTTTACACCGACAGCCAATACGTCATGAAAGGCATGACCGAATGGCTGAAGGGCTGGAAGGCGCGCGGCTGGAAAACCGCCGACAAGAAACCGGTCAAGAACGACGACCTGTGGCAGCGCCTGGACGCCGCCTGTGCGCGGCATCAGATCACTTGGCAATGGGTCAAGGGCCATGCCGGCCACCCGGAGAACGAACGCGCCGACCAACTGGCCCGCGACGGCATCAAGGTGGTATTGGGCAAATAG
- a CDS encoding pyridoxamine 5'-phosphate oxidase family protein has protein sequence MAKFYDSINDEQRAFIAAQPLFFVATAPDEGRINISPKGLDGSFVVLGPNRVAFLNLTGSGNETAAHLLRDDRITLMFCAFTGNPKILRLYGRGRAVHQRDGEWADLIGLFSAYPAARQIMVVDVDSVNSSCGFGVPLMDLQGQRAMLPEWAERKGDDGILKYQREKNANSFDGYPTGLFEDDEEG, from the coding sequence ATGGCAAAGTTCTATGACAGCATCAACGACGAGCAGCGGGCATTCATCGCCGCCCAACCGCTGTTCTTCGTCGCCACCGCCCCGGATGAGGGCCGCATCAACATTAGCCCCAAGGGTCTGGACGGCAGTTTCGTCGTGCTGGGACCGAACCGGGTGGCCTTCCTCAACCTGACCGGCAGCGGCAACGAAACCGCCGCCCATCTGCTGCGCGACGATCGCATCACCCTCATGTTCTGCGCCTTCACCGGCAATCCGAAGATTTTGCGTCTGTATGGCCGGGGCCGCGCCGTGCATCAGCGTGACGGCGAATGGGCCGACCTGATCGGGTTGTTCTCCGCTTATCCGGCGGCGCGTCAGATCATGGTTGTCGATGTGGACAGCGTCAATTCATCCTGCGGCTTCGGCGTGCCGTTGATGGATTTGCAAGGCCAGCGCGCCATGTTGCCCGAATGGGCCGAGCGCAAGGGCGATGACGGTATCTTGAAATACCAGCGCGAAAAGAACGCCAACAGCTTCGACGGCTATCCCACCGGATTGTTCGAGGACGACGAGGAGGGCTGA